From a single Natronorubrum tibetense GA33 genomic region:
- a CDS encoding DUF63 family protein, translated as MDEYIERYGAEKVWAAAVVLIFGGVAIAALLFPQRVYVDFIWQYYWGPMVADAHGWGEVAWAGGEQINANEAGPDDGPFASPGYTVVSYAGYIPTLILMAIGILFAIRRLDIDRYRAGFFALFPFMLFGGALRTVEDANVAAYRETGELAIQLPWSGFLISPLIYFTVALIAFIAVVGSVWLERNDHVSGYEYPLFGVGAVVLAVTVGWLGYLAATTEYASFYPSIPAIVLTAATVSTALVWWGIQRFAPGLNAGTGTMGIVVIWAHAVDGFANQLMLDWSHVWGLGYSPKHPVNEAIVTYTGSVVPAGVTEVIGEAWPFALLKLAAPVFIIWIFNEEIFEESPRFAILMMITVVAVGLGPGTRDMLRATFGV; from the coding sequence ATGGACGAGTATATCGAACGGTACGGGGCCGAGAAAGTCTGGGCCGCGGCCGTCGTCCTCATCTTTGGCGGTGTCGCCATCGCTGCCCTCCTCTTCCCCCAGCGGGTGTACGTCGACTTCATCTGGCAGTACTACTGGGGACCGATGGTCGCCGACGCCCACGGCTGGGGCGAGGTCGCCTGGGCCGGCGGCGAACAAATCAACGCGAACGAGGCCGGTCCCGACGACGGGCCGTTCGCCTCGCCCGGCTACACCGTTGTTTCCTACGCCGGCTACATCCCGACGCTGATCCTGATGGCGATCGGGATCCTGTTCGCGATTCGTCGCCTCGATATCGACCGTTACCGCGCGGGCTTTTTCGCCCTGTTCCCGTTCATGCTGTTCGGTGGGGCGCTTCGCACGGTCGAGGACGCAAACGTCGCCGCCTACCGCGAGACGGGTGAACTCGCCATCCAACTGCCGTGGTCGGGTTTCCTGATCAGTCCGCTGATCTACTTTACCGTCGCCCTCATCGCGTTCATCGCCGTAGTCGGCTCCGTCTGGCTCGAGCGAAACGACCACGTCTCGGGCTATGAGTATCCGCTGTTCGGTGTCGGTGCGGTAGTGCTCGCCGTAACCGTCGGCTGGCTCGGGTATCTCGCCGCGACGACGGAGTACGCGTCGTTCTACCCGTCGATCCCCGCGATCGTCCTTACGGCGGCGACCGTCTCGACGGCGCTCGTCTGGTGGGGAATTCAGCGCTTCGCACCCGGGTTGAACGCGGGGACCGGAACCATGGGCATCGTGGTCATCTGGGCCCACGCCGTCGATGGCTTCGCCAATCAGTTGATGCTCGACTGGTCGCACGTCTGGGGGCTCGGCTACAGCCCGAAACACCCGGTCAACGAGGCCATCGTCACCTACACTGGATCGGTCGTCCCGGCGGGCGTCACGGAAGTCATCGGCGAAGCCTGGCCGTTCGCGCTCCTGAAACTCGCCGCGCCGGTCTTCATCATCTGGATCTTCAACGAGGAGATCTTCGAAGAGAGC
- a CDS encoding inositol monophosphatase family protein produces MNEREQDARRASVALSAATAGAGVAAKSFRTDLEIERKDGKTDVVTQVDRDAQQRVIEVLEGEFPTDPVVGEEEDALKAVPEDGPAWIVDPIDGTNNYVNENRAFATAVAAVRDGEPVGAAVVCPALSDTYRSGPNEAARNDGPLSVSDVSDPEAATVCPTFWWDYDQRDQYAAATRAIVERFGDMRRFGCAQLELAMVAAGTLEGTMTNLQANSWDTVAGVHLIREAGGTVTDLEGNRWRHDSQGLVASNGGIHDELRAAALEIDGVTT; encoded by the coding sequence ATGAACGAACGCGAACAGGACGCTCGTCGAGCGAGCGTTGCCCTCAGTGCGGCTACTGCCGGCGCTGGCGTCGCCGCGAAGTCGTTTCGAACCGATCTCGAGATCGAACGCAAGGACGGGAAGACCGACGTCGTCACGCAGGTCGACCGAGACGCCCAGCAGCGAGTGATCGAGGTTCTCGAGGGCGAGTTCCCGACGGACCCGGTCGTCGGCGAGGAGGAGGACGCGCTGAAAGCCGTCCCCGAAGACGGCCCGGCCTGGATCGTCGACCCCATCGACGGGACGAACAACTACGTTAACGAGAACCGCGCGTTCGCGACGGCTGTCGCCGCCGTCCGCGACGGCGAGCCGGTCGGGGCGGCGGTCGTCTGTCCCGCGCTCTCGGATACGTACCGGTCCGGTCCCAACGAGGCGGCCCGCAACGACGGCCCGCTCTCAGTCAGCGACGTGAGCGATCCCGAGGCAGCGACCGTCTGTCCGACCTTCTGGTGGGACTACGACCAGCGCGACCAGTACGCCGCGGCGACCCGCGCGATCGTCGAGCGGTTCGGCGACATGCGCCGGTTCGGCTGCGCCCAACTCGAGCTCGCGATGGTCGCCGCGGGAACGCTCGAGGGGACGATGACCAACCTGCAGGCCAACTCGTGGGACACCGTCGCGGGCGTCCACTTGATTCGCGAGGCCGGGGGGACCGTCACCGATCTCGAGGGGAACCGCTGGCGACACGACAGTCAGGGGCTGGTGGCCTCGAACGGGGGGATTCACGACGAACTCCGGGCTGCAGCGCTCGAGATCGACGGTGTGACGACGTGA
- a CDS encoding MFS transporter: MNEDRLQFWSLYLTRFSEGFGFITLITLLPYYINALDPTGTTVLGLTISAGLIVGLYTTGFTFAQTVAIVPLAWAGDRFDKRLVLLLVLGIGIFVYGLFPIVDSSASFIAIRALQGIAVTGAGLMTLSLVGQLADGGTRANYIGKANAASFAASIVGSLSAGTLYEAFGFGPIFAIIVCIMFAAWLGTFRYLETDETRVHGFPFTDLALNRKLITLSTFRVQYAFSVTLVRTWIPIYAGVAAAQGGLAYGGLAVSLTVVAEKFTNMCCQPFTGRLSDGYGRAMFVFAGGAAYGLVALLVPFSPAIGSALGLSSEIVVGVPAILAGATLPAFLPLESIPAQFTLFSGVSAAFLPLVAIAGLLGIADSFREPASMALFADEGTDEGGVASSFGIRELVWRPGSVIAPLLGGWLMYEVSMASVFYVGGAFALTGVTTFLVILVWAHGRRALLEW, translated from the coding sequence GTGAACGAGGATCGCCTACAGTTCTGGTCGCTCTATCTCACACGGTTCTCTGAGGGGTTCGGCTTCATCACGCTGATCACGCTGTTGCCGTACTACATCAACGCGCTCGATCCGACCGGCACGACGGTTCTCGGACTGACGATCAGCGCGGGGCTGATCGTCGGCCTGTACACCACCGGATTCACCTTCGCGCAGACGGTCGCCATCGTGCCGCTCGCGTGGGCCGGCGACCGATTCGACAAACGCCTCGTCCTGCTCCTCGTCCTCGGGATCGGCATCTTCGTCTACGGCCTGTTTCCGATCGTCGACTCGAGTGCGTCGTTCATCGCGATTCGGGCGCTGCAGGGAATCGCCGTCACCGGTGCTGGACTGATGACGCTCTCGCTCGTCGGCCAACTCGCGGACGGCGGCACGCGAGCGAATTACATCGGGAAGGCAAACGCCGCGAGTTTCGCCGCGTCGATCGTCGGCAGCCTCAGCGCGGGGACGCTCTACGAGGCGTTCGGCTTCGGCCCTATTTTCGCGATCATCGTCTGTATCATGTTCGCCGCGTGGCTCGGCACGTTTCGGTACCTCGAGACGGACGAGACCCGCGTCCACGGCTTTCCGTTCACCGACCTCGCGCTCAACCGGAAGCTCATCACGCTCTCGACGTTCCGGGTCCAGTACGCGTTTTCGGTCACCCTCGTTCGAACGTGGATCCCGATCTACGCCGGCGTCGCGGCCGCACAGGGTGGGCTGGCCTACGGCGGGCTCGCCGTTTCGCTCACCGTCGTCGCCGAGAAGTTTACCAACATGTGCTGTCAGCCCTTCACGGGACGGCTCTCGGACGGCTACGGCCGAGCCATGTTCGTCTTCGCCGGCGGCGCGGCGTACGGGCTGGTCGCGCTGCTCGTGCCCTTTTCCCCGGCGATTGGTTCGGCACTCGGACTGTCTTCGGAGATCGTCGTCGGCGTTCCAGCGATCCTCGCCGGTGCAACGCTTCCCGCATTCCTGCCGCTCGAGTCGATCCCCGCTCAGTTCACGCTGTTCAGTGGCGTTTCCGCGGCGTTTTTGCCGCTGGTCGCCATCGCCGGTCTGTTGGGCATCGCCGACAGCTTCCGCGAACCCGCGAGCATGGCTTTGTTCGCTGACGAAGGTACCGACGAGGGCGGTGTGGCCTCGAGTTTCGGCATCCGGGAACTCGTCTGGCGGCCGGGCAGCGTCATCGCGCCGTTGCTGGGCGGCTGGCTCATGTACGAGGTGAGCATGGCGTCCGTGTTCTACGTCGGCGGCGCGTTCGCGCTGACCGGCGTCACGACGTTCCTCGTGATCCTCGTCTGGGCCCACGGGCGGCGGGCGCTTCTCGAGTGGTGA
- a CDS encoding universal stress protein, with protein sequence MTTITLIVVSSVLVAGVLLALAGVGIKRRRSATSADETREEGFSPPSPQLSLFDTEDVDDARAIDPRILLPVTVDQANSDRLFDLACSIKHRYGDEPIHLFTVCSDTRDEPNDGTAADEITAFHDGLAEVGRDRTTAVQTGTSRDDDVAESIVRTAHETDADLLVMDWDGTRPVLDASDGRTIDRVLSRTDLPVYLAQIDDSLAEIDRVHVVVPRQTDHHEGFYEAIYNVKQLASVLEAGISVSVFEQNVQQYRTLFDLVEIDIPAEFSSVASWRDLQSSLETETTPEELIVTLAVREGEIGWDDELRTVSNRFADAPARSLALFFLREDEPDHDDRFLRTE encoded by the coding sequence ATGACGACCATCACGCTGATCGTCGTCTCGAGCGTGCTCGTGGCCGGAGTGCTCCTGGCGTTGGCGGGAGTCGGAATCAAGCGACGCCGGTCGGCAACGTCGGCGGACGAGACTCGAGAGGAGGGATTCAGCCCGCCGTCGCCCCAGCTATCCCTCTTCGATACCGAGGACGTCGACGACGCGAGAGCGATCGATCCCCGAATTCTCCTTCCGGTTACCGTCGATCAGGCGAACTCGGATCGTCTGTTCGATCTCGCGTGCTCGATCAAACACCGGTACGGCGATGAGCCGATCCACCTCTTTACCGTTTGCTCCGATACGCGGGACGAGCCGAACGATGGGACTGCTGCCGACGAAATCACTGCGTTTCACGACGGACTCGCCGAAGTGGGTCGCGACAGAACGACCGCCGTGCAGACCGGGACGAGTCGAGACGACGACGTCGCTGAATCGATCGTCCGGACGGCCCACGAGACCGACGCCGATCTGCTCGTGATGGACTGGGACGGAACGCGCCCCGTCCTCGACGCGTCGGATGGACGGACAATCGATCGAGTCCTCTCTCGGACGGACCTCCCGGTCTATCTGGCACAGATCGATGACTCACTCGCCGAGATAGATCGGGTGCACGTCGTGGTTCCCCGGCAGACGGATCACCACGAGGGGTTCTACGAGGCGATCTACAACGTCAAACAGTTGGCGAGCGTTCTCGAGGCGGGTATCTCCGTCTCCGTCTTCGAGCAGAACGTCCAGCAGTACCGGACGCTCTTCGATCTCGTCGAGATCGATATCCCCGCCGAATTTTCCTCGGTCGCGTCGTGGCGCGACCTCCAGTCGTCGCTCGAAACCGAGACGACCCCCGAAGAGCTGATCGTGACGCTCGCAGTTCGAGAGGGCGAGATCGGCTGGGATGACGAACTTCGAACGGTGTCGAATCGGTTCGCCGACGCGCCGGCCCGCTCGCTCGCGCTGTTTTTCCTCCGGGAGGACGAACCCGACCACGACGACCGGTTCCTCCGGACGGAGTAG
- a CDS encoding DUF5795 family protein, protein MSENRVVQGRMVTGRKLAELIEDDSVMEAEPIEDADRECPDCGGGVLKVGYMPSVTEFITGWKCQDCDWSETDRD, encoded by the coding sequence ATGAGCGAAAATCGCGTCGTTCAGGGACGGATGGTCACGGGAAGAAAACTCGCAGAGCTAATCGAGGACGATTCGGTCATGGAGGCCGAGCCGATCGAGGACGCCGACAGGGAGTGTCCCGACTGCGGCGGAGGCGTCCTGAAAGTCGGCTACATGCCCTCGGTGACGGAGTTCATCACGGGCTGGAAGTGCCAGGACTGTGACTGGAGCGAGACGGATCGGGACTGA
- a CDS encoding DUF6176 family protein encodes MADVVLLKQRVEPGKTDQLREWMAELRSRRDEAVETLQHEGLYTEASFVESRADGTFLLTFLEAEDIDRAFEAYESSTHELDREHREVLDEVLADVQPERNIEVLAEVQPERNIELLYQVTNPERP; translated from the coding sequence ATGGCCGATGTCGTGCTGCTGAAACAGCGTGTCGAACCGGGAAAGACGGATCAACTCCGCGAGTGGATGGCAGAGCTCCGGTCGCGTCGAGACGAAGCCGTCGAAACCCTCCAGCACGAAGGGCTGTACACGGAGGCCAGCTTCGTCGAATCGAGGGCGGACGGAACGTTCCTCCTGACGTTTCTGGAGGCCGAAGATATCGACCGCGCGTTCGAAGCGTACGAATCGTCCACCCACGAACTCGATCGAGAGCACCGGGAGGTACTGGACGAAGTGCTCGCAGACGTCCAACCGGAGCGGAATATCGAAGTGCTCGCAGAAGTCCAACCGGAGCGGAATATCGAACTGCTATACCAGGTGACAAATCCCGAGCGACCGTAA
- a CDS encoding UbiA family prenyltransferase: MTIPTASHGGRRWVASLQRTLRLLVHSNLFISLATMSVVVTTVLLADLPLEALPLFIVFAATLFVYTVNRFTDLEEDEANVPDRASFTKRYGTILLTLGVGCYVIAIAIAVLEGLPGAIYLLLPLVVALLYSVGGIKRVFLVKNVFVGFAWGLIPLGVGYYYEQLWTLEILAVAGYVIAMITIAAVIFDVKDIPGDREEGIATVPNTLGTAATRRYSQIANVVVAAVVVGLVFGTDLSLEFLALLAMNGYVAGYIPFATPDRGPLYYGFVVDGEHVFLAVVVVVLVEWLGVL, from the coding sequence GTGACCATCCCGACTGCGTCCCACGGCGGACGGCGGTGGGTCGCGTCGCTTCAGCGGACACTCCGGCTGTTGGTCCACAGCAATCTCTTTATTTCGCTGGCTACGATGAGCGTCGTCGTTACGACAGTCCTGCTCGCGGATCTCCCGCTCGAGGCGTTGCCGCTCTTCATCGTCTTCGCGGCCACGCTGTTCGTTTACACCGTCAATCGATTCACCGACCTCGAGGAAGACGAGGCCAACGTTCCGGACCGGGCCTCGTTTACGAAACGCTACGGAACGATCCTCCTCACGCTCGGCGTCGGCTGTTACGTCATCGCTATCGCAATCGCCGTGCTGGAGGGGCTGCCGGGAGCGATCTACCTGCTGCTCCCGCTCGTCGTCGCGCTCCTCTACTCGGTCGGGGGGATCAAACGGGTCTTCCTCGTCAAGAACGTCTTCGTCGGGTTCGCCTGGGGACTGATTCCGCTCGGCGTCGGCTACTACTACGAACAGCTCTGGACGCTCGAGATCCTTGCCGTTGCGGGCTACGTAATCGCGATGATTACCATCGCGGCGGTGATCTTCGACGTCAAGGACATTCCGGGCGATCGCGAGGAAGGAATCGCGACCGTTCCAAACACGCTCGGAACGGCCGCGACGCGGCGCTACTCGCAGATCGCAAACGTCGTCGTAGCCGCAGTCGTCGTCGGACTCGTCTTCGGGACGGACCTCTCGCTCGAATTCCTCGCGCTGCTCGCGATGAACGGCTACGTCGCGGGCTACATTCCGTTCGCCACGCCCGACCGCGGCCCGCTGTACTACGGCTTCGTCGTCGACGGCGAGCACGTGTTTCTCGCGGTCGTCGTCGTCGTGCTCGTCGAGTGGCTCGGCGTGCTCTGA
- the sucC gene encoding ADP-forming succinate--CoA ligase subunit beta: MKLHEYQAKQVFADAGIPTPASQLASDVDGAVAAAEEIGYPVAIKAQVQVGGRGKAGGIKLVDDEDEARQAADEILGMDLKGYHVGSVLVEGAVDFTNELYVGITMDRGEGKPVAMVSTKGGVDIEQVAEEDPDAIAREHIDPAFGMHPYQARKAVYDAGVDQAIARDVSSVLTTLYQLWDDRDGADAEINPLMVTADDEVIAADAVMNIDEDALFRQPELAEMEAEAASTGDELEQKADEYGFDYVRLEGNVGIIGNGAGLVMTTLDLVDHYGGEPANFLDVGGGAKAARIANALDMVFSDDNVDSVVFNIFGGITRGDEVAKGINEALEQFDEIPKPVVVRLAGTNWEEGMEILNEDLVTVEQTLESAVQRAVEYAGEVNDQ, from the coding sequence ATGAAACTACACGAGTATCAGGCGAAGCAAGTCTTCGCCGACGCTGGAATTCCGACGCCAGCGTCTCAACTCGCCTCCGACGTCGACGGCGCTGTTGCCGCGGCCGAGGAGATCGGGTATCCAGTCGCGATCAAGGCACAGGTACAGGTCGGTGGCCGCGGGAAGGCCGGCGGGATCAAACTCGTCGACGACGAGGACGAAGCGCGACAGGCGGCCGACGAGATTCTGGGGATGGATCTCAAGGGCTACCATGTCGGCAGCGTCCTCGTCGAGGGCGCGGTCGATTTCACCAACGAACTCTACGTCGGAATCACGATGGACCGCGGCGAGGGCAAACCCGTCGCGATGGTCTCGACCAAAGGTGGCGTCGACATCGAGCAGGTCGCCGAGGAAGACCCCGACGCCATCGCGCGCGAACACATCGACCCCGCCTTCGGGATGCACCCCTACCAGGCCCGCAAGGCAGTCTACGACGCCGGCGTCGATCAGGCGATCGCCCGAGACGTTTCGAGCGTCCTCACCACGCTCTACCAGCTCTGGGACGACCGCGACGGCGCAGACGCCGAGATCAACCCGCTGATGGTTACCGCAGACGACGAGGTCATCGCGGCCGACGCCGTGATGAACATCGACGAAGACGCGCTCTTCCGTCAGCCCGAACTCGCCGAGATGGAGGCAGAAGCCGCAAGCACCGGCGACGAACTCGAGCAGAAAGCCGACGAATACGGCTTCGACTACGTCCGTCTCGAGGGCAACGTCGGGATCATCGGCAACGGTGCCGGACTCGTCATGACCACGCTCGACCTCGTCGACCACTACGGCGGCGAGCCGGCGAACTTCTTGGACGTCGGCGGTGGCGCGAAGGCGGCCCGCATTGCGAACGCCCTCGATATGGTGTTCTCCGACGACAACGTCGACAGCGTCGTCTTCAACATCTTCGGCGGCATCACCCGCGGCGACGAGGTCGCCAAGGGGATCAACGAAGCGCTCGAGCAGTTCGACGAGATTCCGAAGCCGGTCGTCGTCCGCCTGGCAGGGACGAACTGGGAGGAGGGCATGGAGATTTTGAACGAGGACCTCGTGACGGTCGAACAGACCCTCGAGTCCGCGGTACAGCGTGCTGTCGAGTACGCTGGGGAGGTGAACGACCAATGA
- the sucD gene encoding succinate--CoA ligase subunit alpha, with translation MSVLVDDDTRVVVQGITGGEGKFHAEQMMEYGTNVVAGAVPGKGGQEAAGVPVYDTVHEAVEEENADTSVIFVPPAFAGDAVFESLDSDLDLAVAITEGIPTQDMARVNKRLSETDTRLIGPNCPGLITPGEAKLGILPGNIFSEGNVGLVSRSGTLTYQVVDNLTNRGIGQTTAIGIGGDPIIGTDFVDALELFEDDPDTDAIVMCGEIGGEDEEEAAAFIDDYVDTPVAGFIAGRTAPPGKRMGHAGAIVSGSGTGTAESKINALNDAGVPVGDTPEEVADHIEGFLG, from the coding sequence ATGAGTGTACTAGTCGACGACGACACGCGCGTCGTGGTACAGGGCATCACCGGCGGGGAAGGGAAATTCCACGCCGAACAGATGATGGAGTACGGTACGAACGTCGTCGCGGGCGCGGTTCCGGGCAAGGGCGGTCAGGAGGCCGCCGGCGTTCCCGTCTACGACACGGTCCACGAGGCCGTCGAGGAGGAGAACGCCGACACCTCGGTCATCTTCGTCCCGCCGGCGTTTGCCGGCGACGCCGTCTTCGAGTCGCTCGACTCGGATCTCGACCTCGCGGTCGCCATCACCGAGGGTATTCCGACCCAGGACATGGCTCGAGTCAACAAGCGACTCTCCGAGACTGACACCCGTCTCATCGGTCCAAACTGTCCGGGTCTCATCACGCCCGGCGAGGCCAAACTCGGCATTCTCCCCGGCAACATCTTCTCGGAGGGGAACGTTGGGCTGGTCTCTCGGTCAGGGACGCTGACCTACCAGGTCGTCGACAACCTGACCAACCGCGGCATCGGTCAGACCACCGCGATCGGTATCGGCGGCGACCCGATCATCGGCACGGACTTCGTCGACGCCCTCGAACTGTTCGAGGACGACCCCGACACCGACGCCATCGTCATGTGCGGTGAGATCGGCGGCGAAGACGAGGAGGAGGCCGCTGCGTTCATCGACGACTACGTCGACACGCCGGTCGCCGGCTTCATCGCCGGTCGTACCGCGCCGCCGGGCAAGCGGATGGGCCACGCCGGTGCGATCGTTTCCGGCTCCGGAACCGGCACCGCAGAGAGCAAGATCAACGCGCTCAACGACGCCGGCGTCCCCGTCGGCGACACTCCCGAAGAGGTCGCCGACCACATCGAAGGCTTCCTCGGGTAA
- the bioB gene encoding biotin synthase BioB, whose protein sequence is MVYETNNQTVDDALERVLAGERLDRTDGLALMAQPVDPLAEAGAAVRDQFGDGTVDACSIVNAKAGNCAEDCGFCAQSVHFDTGIDTYGFLGPEKILEAAKRAERDGAQRFGIVVAEKGVSKANRPEEWAEVLESIRRVRDECDLEVDASLGILTEEEAAILADEGINHYNHNIETSPRYFPEIVDTHSFEDRVKTLEVAKAAGMDLCAGVILGMGETPTDRVDAAIALQDIGISSLPVNVLNPVEGTPLYEQGADITTKEIIKTVAVYKLLHPESRVRLTGGREVNLDPDEQHLPLEAGADGLLTGDYLTTEGQSPGEDIEIIERAGLEPNQDANEFDPEEVKARHGASAESSADADTTASTGAEPSDD, encoded by the coding sequence GTGGTTTACGAGACGAACAACCAGACGGTCGACGACGCACTCGAGCGCGTGCTGGCCGGCGAGCGACTCGATCGAACCGACGGGCTCGCGCTGATGGCCCAGCCGGTCGACCCACTCGCTGAGGCCGGAGCCGCCGTGCGCGATCAGTTCGGTGACGGCACGGTCGACGCCTGCTCGATCGTCAACGCAAAGGCGGGCAACTGCGCCGAGGACTGCGGCTTCTGTGCGCAGTCCGTCCACTTCGACACCGGCATCGACACCTACGGCTTCCTCGGGCCCGAGAAGATCCTCGAGGCAGCCAAACGCGCCGAACGCGACGGTGCTCAGCGATTCGGCATCGTCGTCGCTGAAAAAGGCGTCTCGAAAGCAAACCGGCCCGAAGAGTGGGCGGAGGTCCTCGAGTCCATCCGACGCGTTCGCGACGAGTGTGATCTCGAGGTCGACGCCTCGCTCGGTATTCTCACGGAGGAGGAAGCTGCGATCCTCGCCGACGAGGGGATCAACCACTACAATCACAACATCGAGACCTCGCCGCGGTACTTCCCGGAGATCGTCGACACCCACAGTTTCGAGGATCGGGTGAAGACTCTCGAGGTCGCCAAAGCGGCCGGGATGGACCTCTGTGCGGGCGTCATCCTCGGGATGGGCGAGACGCCGACCGACCGCGTCGACGCCGCCATCGCCCTGCAGGATATCGGTATCTCCTCGCTCCCGGTAAACGTCTTAAACCCCGTCGAGGGAACGCCGCTGTACGAACAGGGTGCAGACATCACCACCAAGGAGATAATCAAGACGGTCGCGGTGTACAAACTGCTCCACCCCGAATCGCGGGTGCGACTCACGGGCGGCCGCGAGGTCAACTTAGACCCAGATGAACAGCATCTACCCCTCGAGGCGGGTGCTGACGGCCTGCTCACCGGCGACTATCTGACGACGGAAGGACAGTCACCCGGCGAGGATATCGAGATCATCGAGCGCGCCGGTCTCGAGCCGAATCAGGACGCCAACGAGTTCGACCCGGAGGAAGTCAAAGCGCGCCACGGCGCGTCAGCGGAGTCGTCGGCCGACGCGGATACGACGGCGAGTACGGGCGCAGAACCGAGCGACGACTAA
- a CDS encoding aminotransferase class I/II-fold pyridoxal phosphate-dependent enzyme — translation MEDRGFDLEDRLDVLEESDLKRTLSPVDRVAERGYFAPPCGGELPVLDSAEALVFASNNYLGLTDDQRIQDAARQAAATVGTGAGASRLVTGDTMVHQDLERVLAETKGTDRALAFSSGYAANVGTITALEPDVIFSDEYNHASIIDGCRLTDADSIVYSHCDPTSLRTKLEERARAAGNADESWLIVTDSVFSMDGTVAPIAELCDLAEEFGAWVMVDEAHATGLYANGGGVVQSEGLEDRVHVQMGTLSKALASQGGYVAGSDELIECLCNDARSFVFSTGLAPPAAAAASEALHVARHSDVRERLWENVAHLRDGLESMGFEVIGDSQILPVLVGDRRDALALADGLRSREVVAPAIRPPTVPEGTSRIRVAPMATHEQRDIVACLEAFRAAGEDVGIL, via the coding sequence ATGGAAGACCGCGGGTTCGACCTCGAGGATCGACTCGACGTCCTCGAGGAATCCGATCTGAAACGAACGCTCTCCCCCGTCGACCGGGTCGCCGAGCGTGGCTACTTCGCACCGCCCTGTGGCGGCGAGCTACCGGTTCTCGACTCGGCCGAAGCGCTGGTGTTCGCCTCGAATAACTATCTGGGGCTGACCGACGACCAGCGCATTCAGGACGCGGCCCGGCAGGCCGCCGCAACCGTCGGCACGGGTGCCGGTGCAAGTCGACTCGTCACCGGCGACACGATGGTCCATCAGGACCTAGAACGCGTGCTCGCCGAGACGAAAGGGACCGACCGCGCACTCGCCTTCTCGTCGGGGTACGCCGCGAACGTCGGAACGATTACGGCCCTCGAGCCGGACGTGATCTTCTCCGACGAGTACAACCACGCGAGCATCATCGACGGCTGTCGGCTCACGGACGCCGACTCGATCGTCTACAGCCACTGCGATCCGACGAGCCTACGGACGAAGTTAGAGGAGCGAGCCAGAGCCGCCGGCAACGCGGACGAGTCGTGGCTGATCGTCACCGATTCCGTGTTCAGCATGGACGGGACCGTCGCACCGATCGCGGAACTCTGTGACCTCGCCGAGGAGTTCGGCGCGTGGGTGATGGTCGACGAAGCCCACGCGACGGGGCTCTACGCGAACGGCGGCGGCGTCGTCCAGTCGGAGGGGCTCGAGGATCGCGTCCACGTCCAGATGGGAACGCTCTCGAAGGCGCTGGCGAGCCAGGGCGGCTACGTCGCGGGGAGCGACGAACTGATCGAGTGTCTCTGCAACGACGCTCGTTCGTTCGTCTTTTCGACCGGGCTCGCGCCGCCGGCCGCCGCGGCCGCGAGCGAGGCGCTCCACGTCGCCCGCCACAGCGACGTTCGGGAACGGCTCTGGGAGAACGTGGCCCACCTCCGGGATGGTCTCGAGTCCATGGGGTTCGAGGTCATCGGCGATTCGCAGATCCTCCCCGTCCTCGTCGGCGACCGACGGGACGCGCTCGCGCTGGCCGACGGACTCCGCTCGCGAGAGGTTGTCGCACCCGCAATCCGTCCGCCGACGGTGCCGGAGGGGACGAGTCGAATCCGCGTCGCTCCGATGGCGACCCA